The genomic window CGGGGGCCACAGTTCCTCGCCGCGCTCTACGCGGTCCTGCGCGACCCGCACCAGCAGCGCCGAGGCTGCGTCCAGGTCGCCCAGCGTATAGGTCAGTTCCAGGTCCACCGCTAGAGCCCCGGCACGCCGATTTTGCTCAGCCCCGCGTTGAGGCGCGCGGTGTCCAGCCCGCCCTGGTCGATGTGGCGCACCACGCCCTGCGCGTCGATAAACACGGTGCGCGGAATCCCCGTGACCTGATAGGCGATGGCCGTCGCCACGCCGGGGTCTTGCAGGTTGGGGTAGGTCAGGCCGTACTGCCGGGCAAAGTCGCGGGCATTTTGCGGCTTCGTTTCGTTGAACAGAATGCCGAGCACGGCGGGCGCGCCGGGGTGGGCAGCAAGTTTGGCGAAGAGCGGCGCTTCCTCGCGGCACGGGCCGCACCACGACGCCCAGAAGTTCAGCACCACGGGCCGGCCCCGGTAGTCGGCGAGCGCGACCGGCTGCCCGTCCAGGCCCGTCAGATTGAACTGCGGCGCCGGTTTGCCCACCAGCGGCCCGTTCGCCGCGTTGCCCGCCGGTTTCAGCAGCGCCCAGCCCAGGCCCCCCACCAGCGCGGCGGCCAGCAGCGGCGGCAGGGCGCGGGTCCAGGCGGGGCGGGCAGGGGAGGCGGGCGCAGGCTCGGTCATGCTGAGGGCGAGTGTACGGCCTGGGGCCGATTTATTTGCCCCGGCGCTGCGGCCAGTTCTGCTCGATTTCGCGCAGGTGCCGGATGCGCTCGGCGGTGCCGGGGTGGGTCTGGAGGAACGCGCCGGGGTCGTCGCGCTTGACGCTGTTTTCGTCGGCGTTCTCGTCCTCGGTTTCCAGGCGGGCGAGCACGTCGCGCAGCGGTTTGGTGGTCCCGTAGCGCTCCATCAGGAAGCGGCCCGCCACCTCGTCGGACTGGGTTTCGGACTGGCGCGAGTAGCCGTTTTTCAGCAGCCAGGTCGGCACCGCCGCCGCGAAGGTGCTCGCGCCGATCAGGTCGCCGGTCACGGCGGTGGTCAGCAGGGTCAGGCCCAGGCCCTGGTAGATGCTCGACAGGCTGTGGCGGTGGGTCACGTGCCCGGTTTCGTGTGCCAGGACGCCCATCAGCTCGCGGTCGCTGTGGGCGAGTTTGACCAGTTGCTCGGTCATCACCACCGTGCCGCCGGGCAGGGCAAAGGCGTTGGTGCCGATGCTGCCGCTCGGCGCCGGGCTGTCCTTGTCGCCGTTTGCCTGCGGGGTGCCGTCGCGCAGCAGCAAGCGGTAGGGGTAGCCGCCCCCCGCCCACTGCGCCACGTCCTTGAATTCGCGCTGCAACTGCGCCTGCCGCGCCGCGCTGAGGTGGGTGGGCCCCATGAAGGTGCCGTTGTCGAGCACTTCGATGGCGCTCGTGTCGAAGGAGGTCAGCACGCTGCGTGGGGTGGCGGCGGCGGCGCTGCGGGCCATGGCGGGCAGGCCGTAGGTCAGGAAGCCCCACACGAACAGCCCCAGGGTCACCACCGCGCCGAGCGTGAGCCCCCAGTCCGATTCCAGCCGCCGCACCCCGCGCAGGCCCCGGTTGCGGCCCACGGCGGCTTCCAGCGCCGTAATCGCCCGGTCGTCGTTCGTCTCGAAGCGGCCTCCGTCCGGCAGCTTGACCACCCGGCGCACCCCGGCGAGCGGCGGGTCGAACTGCACCTGCCGCAGCGGCCACTGCTGCTCGCTGCCCGGCTCCCCGTCGGTGGGAGCGACGCGCAGCACGGCCAAGGGCGCCCCACTGCTGAGGTCTCCACTGCCCAGCACCCGCAAGGTGGCGGCGCGGTCACGGCTGCTGCGCCCGTCGAAGTACACGCCCTCGACCCCCTGGGCAAAGGGAGCGGCGAGGGACTGGCTGGTCGGCGTCGGCGTGGGCGTGGGCGTGGTCATGGTGGCCTCCGCCGCTCACGGTACGCCACCGCGCCCCGCTGCGGGGTGAGGGCGGGAAGAGAGTGCCCAGAATCCGAACGTCATCCCAATTGAACGTCGAGCCGGGCCAAAGTGAAATCTGCCATGCTGGCAGCCGTATGACCTCCGCGCCCGTTCCCTCTGCCTCGGCGTACACCTACGGTCCCCAGGCGGCCCGCAACCCGGACCTCGAAGTGCTGCTCACCGACGGCCAGGGCGGCTTTGCCCTGAGCAGCCTCGCCGGGGTGCCCACCCGCTGCCACGCGGGGCTGGTGGTCAGCCAGCAACCCCCGGTGTCGCGCTTTTGCCACCTCGTTTCGCCGTTTGAGCGGCTGGAAGTCGGCGGCGAGAGCGTGGACCTGCACGCGCTGGAAGTCGCGCCCGGCGTGTTCGAGGGCCGGGGACTGGGCCTGCTGACCGGGGCGACGGTCTGGGACCTGCTGCCCGAGCGCGAGCAACTGTGGCGCGGCGTGTGGGTGCGGCGCCACGCCTGTATGCCGCAGGACTCGGGCGCACTGGTGCTGCTCTACGAGGTGCGCTCGCGCCAGAGCGTGACCCTGACGCTGGGCGGCTTTTTCGTGGACCGCGGCATGCACGCCGTGCACACCGCGCCGCCCCGGCTTCAGTTCACGCCGCTGGGCTCGGAGGTCCGGGTGCAGGGCGAGCGCGCCACCCGTGTCACCTTGCAGCTTCGGCCCGAACTGGCGACGGGCGCTGTCCCCGCGCAGCCGCTCATTCAGGCGCTCACGCCGCAGCCTTTCGCGCAGCGGGTCTACTACCGCGCAGACGCCACGCGGGGCGAAACGCCGCACGACGTGACGCTGGGCTGCCCGCTGTGGTCAGTGACCCTGCCGCCCGGTGGGGGCGAGGTCGCGCTGGTCGTGCAGGGCGTGACCCCCACGACAGCTCCCGTCCCCGACCCCTGGACCGCCTTCGAGGCCGAGCGTGTCCGCCGCCGGGGCCTGGCCGAGCGGGCGTGGCAGACGACCGGCGTGCGCGACGAACTGGTGGCGACGCTGGCGGTGGCCGCCGACGCCTACCTCGTGCGGCGCGGGCAGGAGACCAAGCGCGGGTCAGGCAAAGGTGGTGCCAGCAAGGGAACGCCCCGTGGCCTGAGTGTCATCGCCGGGTATCCCTGGTTCGCCGACTGGGGCCGCGACGCCATGATTGCCCTCTCGGGCCTGACTCTGGTGACGGGCCGGTTTGAGGACGCCCGCGAGCTGCTGCTGACTTTTCTGGGCCAGCGGCGCCGGGGACTCATTCCCAACCATTTCGACGAGTCAGGTCAGGGCGCCGGGTACAACACGGTAGCACGTCCGCTGTGGCTGGCGGTGGCGCTCGAACGCTACGCCCGCACCACTGGCGATGCACTGTTCGTGCGGCAGGCGCTGCCGATGCTGCGCGAACTGCTCGGCTCGCTGGTGCAGGGGACCGACTATGGCATCGGCATGGACCCCGCCGACGCGCTGCTGCGGGCGGGCGAACCGGGCGTGCAGCTCACCTGGATGGACGTGAAAATCCATGACTGGGTGGTCACGCCCCGCCACGGCAAGCCGGTGGAGATTCAGGCACTGTGGCTCGCGGCGCTGGGGGCCGAGCTGCGGCTCTCGCAGGCGCTCGGCGAGCCTCCCCGCTACGCGGCGGTGCTGGAGCGCGCCCACCACTCGTTCAAGGCGCAGTTCTGGAACCACGCCGCCGACCTGACCGCCGCGCCCACCGCCACGCTGCTCGGCCTGGGCCAACTCGGCAGCTCGCTCGGCGGGGCGCTGAGCGACGCCCTGGACGGCGACTTCGTGCTCGACGACGAGCCCCGGCGCGACACCTCGTCCGACGCACTGCTGACTGTGGGGGGACGGCCAGGGTCCGGCCCAGTCCAGTCCACGACCGGGGCCAGCGAGCTCGGCGTGGGCCACCGCCCCGGCGCGGCCCCGGCTCAGCCGGCGGTGCTTGCCGACGTGATTCAGCCCTCCGGCGAGCAGGACCTGTCGGTGCGGCCCAACGCGGTCATCGCGCTGGCGCTGGCCGACACTCCGGTGGTGGACGAACAGCTCGACGCGGTGCTCGCCCAGACCGAGCGCGAGCTGCTCACCCCGGTGGGCCTGCACACCCTCTCGCCGCACGACCCGCGCTACCTCGGCAACTATGGCGGCCCGCAACTGCTGCGCGACGCGGCCTACCACCAGGGCACCGTCTGGCCCTGGCCGCTGGCGTCTTACGTGGAGCTGCTGCTTTCACGCGGCGAACTCAACCGCGCCCGCGCCGCCCTCGCTGGCCTGACCGGGCACGTCTGGGAAGCGGGCAT from Deinococcus radiodurans R1 = ATCC 13939 = DSM 20539 includes these protein-coding regions:
- a CDS encoding TlpA family protein disulfide reductase; protein product: MTEPAPASPARPAWTRALPPLLAAALVGGLGWALLKPAGNAANGPLVGKPAPQFNLTGLDGQPVALADYRGRPVVLNFWASWCGPCREEAPLFAKLAAHPGAPAVLGILFNETKPQNARDFARQYGLTYPNLQDPGVATAIAYQVTGIPRTVFIDAQGVVRHIDQGGLDTARLNAGLSKIGVPGL
- a CDS encoding M48 family metallopeptidase; protein product: MTTPTPTPTPTSQSLAAPFAQGVEGVYFDGRSSRDRAATLRVLGSGDLSSGAPLAVLRVAPTDGEPGSEQQWPLRQVQFDPPLAGVRRVVKLPDGGRFETNDDRAITALEAAVGRNRGLRGVRRLESDWGLTLGAVVTLGLFVWGFLTYGLPAMARSAAAATPRSVLTSFDTSAIEVLDNGTFMGPTHLSAARQAQLQREFKDVAQWAGGGYPYRLLLRDGTPQANGDKDSPAPSGSIGTNAFALPGGTVVMTEQLVKLAHSDRELMGVLAHETGHVTHRHSLSSIYQGLGLTLLTTAVTGDLIGASTFAAAVPTWLLKNGYSRQSETQSDEVAGRFLMERYGTTKPLRDVLARLETEDENADENSVKRDDPGAFLQTHPGTAERIRHLREIEQNWPQRRGK
- a CDS encoding amylo-alpha-1,6-glucosidase — protein: MTSAPVPSASAYTYGPQAARNPDLEVLLTDGQGGFALSSLAGVPTRCHAGLVVSQQPPVSRFCHLVSPFERLEVGGESVDLHALEVAPGVFEGRGLGLLTGATVWDLLPEREQLWRGVWVRRHACMPQDSGALVLLYEVRSRQSVTLTLGGFFVDRGMHAVHTAPPRLQFTPLGSEVRVQGERATRVTLQLRPELATGAVPAQPLIQALTPQPFAQRVYYRADATRGETPHDVTLGCPLWSVTLPPGGGEVALVVQGVTPTTAPVPDPWTAFEAERVRRRGLAERAWQTTGVRDELVATLAVAADAYLVRRGQETKRGSGKGGASKGTPRGLSVIAGYPWFADWGRDAMIALSGLTLVTGRFEDARELLLTFLGQRRRGLIPNHFDESGQGAGYNTVARPLWLAVALERYARTTGDALFVRQALPMLRELLGSLVQGTDYGIGMDPADALLRAGEPGVQLTWMDVKIHDWVVTPRHGKPVEIQALWLAALGAELRLSQALGEPPRYAAVLERAHHSFKAQFWNHAADLTAAPTATLLGLGQLGSSLGGALSDALDGDFVLDDEPRRDTSSDALLTVGGRPGSGPVQSTTGASELGVGHRPGAAPAQPAVLADVIQPSGEQDLSVRPNAVIALALADTPVVDEQLDAVLAQTERELLTPVGLHTLSPHDPRYLGNYGGPQLLRDAAYHQGTVWPWPLASYVELLLSRGELNRARAALAGLTGHVWEAGIGHVSEVFSGDALTPGGCPFQAWSVAELLRAHVLVSLSEAQAHEQARQTHTR